From Peromyscus eremicus chromosome 3, PerEre_H2_v1, whole genome shotgun sequence, one genomic window encodes:
- the LOC131906899 gene encoding large ribosomal subunit protein eL8-like produces MPKGKKAKGKKVAPAPAVVKKQEAKKVVNPLFEKRPKNFGIGQDIQPKRDLTRFVKWPRYIRLQRQRAILYKRLKVPPAINQFTQALDRQTATQLLKLAHKYRPETKQEKKQRLLARAEKKAAGKGDVPTKRPPVLRAGVNTVTTLVENKKAQLVVIAHDVDPIELVVFLPALCRKMGVPYYIIKGKARLGRLVHRKTCTTVAFTQVNSEDKGALAKLVEAIRTNYNDRYDEIRRHWGGNVLGPKSVARIAKLEKAKAKELATKLG; encoded by the coding sequence ATGCCCAAGGGAAAGAAGGCCAAGGGGAAGAAGGTGGCCCCGGCCCCCGCCGTCGTGAAGAAACAGGAGGCCAAAAAGGTGGTGAATCCTTTGTTTGAGAAAAGGCCCAAGAACTTCGGCATTGGGCAGGACATCCAGCCCAAAAGAGATCTCACACGCTTCGTCAAATGGCCCCGCTACATTAGGCTGCAGCGGCAAAGAGCCATCCTCTACAAGCGGCTCAAAGTACCTCCTGCCATTAACCAGTTCACACAGGCCCTGGACCGGCAAACAGCTACCCAGCTGCTTAAGCTTGCCCACAAGTACAGGCCAGAGACAAAGCAGGAGAAGAAGCAAAGGCTGCTGGCCCGTGCTGAGAAGAAAGCTGCTGGCAAAGGGGACGTCCCAACTAAAAGACCACCTGTCCTCCGAGCGGGGGTCAATACAGTCACCACCTTGGTGGAGAACAAGAAGGCTCAGCTGGTGGTGATTGCCCACGATGTAGACCCCATTGAGCTGgtggtcttcctgcctgccctgtgTCGAAAGATGGGGGTCCCCTACTACATCATCAAGGGAAAGGCCAGGCTGGGGCGGCTGGTCCACaggaagacatgcaccactgttgCCTTCACACAGGTTAACTCGGAAGACAAGGGTGCTCTGGCTAAGCTGGTGGAAGCTATTAGGACCAATTACAACGACAGATATGATGAGATCCGCCGCCACTGGGGAGGCAACGTCCTGGGTCCTAAATCTGTGGCTCGGATTGCCAAGCTGGAAAAGGCAAAGGCCAAAGAACTCGCCACTAAATTGGGTTAA